The Tripterygium wilfordii isolate XIE 37 chromosome 4, ASM1340144v1, whole genome shotgun sequence genome has a window encoding:
- the LOC119997582 gene encoding transcription factor ICE1-like: protein MVIGADGVVWIEGEQGQEQDNSDSWTRNTSNNNNNGGSNGMGSKDDEADISAMNGSFSTFKSMLDTTVDWYMNPPPPPPASRHLDLLSSQEIREISFYANPSAETLLLQHSMDSSSSCSPSQPFTLDPTQSHSSFLSPKPCFSSLLNIPFDNAFDFGSEPAFLSQFPPTHVSNLTDFSSPDFQAAQLLPVSDGSGGGGYGVVGGFDGFDNTLFLNRGAKALRSLEVLPQPTLFQKRAALRQSSDRLGNLEVSGLRYGDLEREMKRKRSEEGEMEEASMDVSCLNYDSDEQKDESTKCNSNANSTVTGNGGGAAGDLKGKKKGMPAKNLMAERRRRKKLNDRLYMLRSVVPKISKMDRASILGDAIDYLKELLQRINDLHNELESAPPGSLLPSSTSFHPLTPTPSTLPCRVKEELCPGSLPSPKGQPARVEVRVREGRAVNIHMFCARRPGLLLSTMRALDNLGLDIQQAVISCFNGFALDVFRAEQCREGQDVLPEQIKAVLLDSAGFHGMM, encoded by the exons ATGGTGATAGGAGCAGACGGCGTCGTATGGATTGAAGGAGAGCAAGGGCAAGAGCAAGACAACTCGGATTCTTGGACCAGAAAcaccagcaacaacaacaacaatggagGAAGCAATGGGATGGGGTCTAAAGACGATGAGGCAGATATTTCCGCCATGAATGGGTCCTTCTCGACCTTCAAATCCATGCTCGACACAACTGTTGACTGGTACATGAACCCGCCGCCACCGCCGCCAGCTTCTCGTCACCTTGACCTTCTGAGCAGCCAggaaatcagagagatctcattCTACGCAAACCCATCAGCTGAAACGCTTCTATTGCAACATTCGATGGACTCCTCCTCTTCATGTTCTCCATCACAGCCATTCACTCTCGACCCCACGCAGTCCCACTCCTCATTCTTGTCACCCAAACCTTGTTTCTCTTCTCTCCTCAACATCCCCTTCGACAATGCCTTTGATTTCGGGTCCGAACCCGCTTTCCTCTCCCAATTTCCGCCTACCCATGTCTCGAATCTGACGGATTTCAGCAGTCCGGACTTTCAAGCCGCCCAGCTGCTCCCGGTTTCCGATGGAAGCGGAGGCGGGGGTTATGGTGTTGTCGGAGGTTTTGATGGGTTTGATAATACTCTGTTCTTGAACAGAGGAGCCAAGGCTTTGAGGTCACTGGAAGTCTTGCCTCAGCCCACTTTGTTCCAGAAACGGGCGGCTTTGCGGCAGAGCTCTGATAGATTGGGGAACCTGGAGGTCTCGGGCCTGAGATATGGAGATTTggagagagaaatgaagaggaagaggagcgAGGAGGGAGAGATGGAGGAGGCCAGCATGGATGTTTCTTGTTTGAATTATGATTCCGATGAGCAGAAGGACGAGAGTACCAAGTGCAATTCGAATGCAAATAGTACAGTGACGGGAAATGGTGGAGGTGCTGCTGGTGATTTGAAGGGGAAGAAGAAGGGGATGCCAGCGAAAAATCTGATGGCTGAGAGACGGAGGAGGAAGAAGCTCAACGACAGGCTCTACATGCTAAGGTCTGTAGTACCCAAGATCAGCAAG ATGGATAGAGCTTCAATACTTGGAGATGCCATTGATTACTTAAAGGAACTTCTTCAGAGGATCAATGATCTTCACAATGAATTGGAGTCAGCCCCACCTGGTTCTTTGCTGCCATCATCAACAAGCTTCCATCCTTTGACACCCACCCCATCTACTCTTCCATGCCGTGTCAAAGAAGAACTATGCCCTGGCTCATTGCCAAGCCCTAAAGGCCAGCCTGCAAGG GTGGAGGTTAGGGTAAGAGAGGGAAGGGCTGTCAACATTCACATGTTTTGTGCTCGCAGGCCAGGCCTTTTGCTCTCCACCATGAGGGCTTTGGACAACCTTGGATTGGACATTCAGCAGGCTGTCATCAGCTGTTTCAATGGTTTTGCATTGGACGTGTTCCGGGCTGAG CAATGTAGGGAAGGCCAAGATGTCTTGCCTGAGCAGATAAAAGCAGTACTTCTGGATTCGGCAGGCTTTCATGGTATGATGTAG
- the LOC119997567 gene encoding short-chain dehydrogenase reductase 2a-like — protein sequence MPRFSAREFKFIADVVIRKPFRFYSTQGQWRKLEGKVALITGGANGLGLATAHEFIRHGAQVIIADIDSQIGPEAANELGHAAHFVHCDVTVEAQVEEVVNTAVARHGRLDIMYNNVGIPGPIFPPSITDLDLDVFDRVMRVNVRGMIAGIKHASRVMISAGSGSILCTSSISGLIGGLGQHSYSVSKSTIPGMVKAIASELCQHGVRINCISPGPIATPLAVGQIAQLYPGVDRERVIEIIEGLSELKGATCEEIDVAKAALYLASDEAKYVTGHNLVVDGGFTCFKSLGLPSPDQVV from the exons ATGCCCAGGTTCTCAGCCAG AGAGTTCAAGTTTATCGCAGATGTGGTAATTAGAAAACCCTTCAGATTTTACTCAACGCAAGGACAATGGAGAAA GCTTGAAGGCAAAGTAGCCCTAATAACTGGAGGTGCAAATGGGCTGGGGTTGGCTACAGCCCATGAGTTCATAAGACATGGAGCCCAAGTCATCATTGCTGACATTGACTCTCAGATTGGCCCAGAAGCGGCAAATGAGCTGGGCCATGCAGCCCACTTTGTTCATTGTGATGTGACAGTAGAGGCCCAAGTAGAAGAAGTTGTAAACACAGCCGTGGCCCGTCATGGGAGACTTGACATAATGTACAACAACGTAGGAATCCCAGGACCGATTTTCCCACCAAGCATTACTGATCTTGATCTGGACGTCTTCGATCGGGTCATGCGGGTCAACGTTCGGGGCATGATCGCCGGAATAAAGCACGCGTCACGGGTGATGATAAGCGCCGGCTCTGGGTCCATTCTTTGCACATCTAGCATTAGTGGGCTCATTGGTGGGCTGGGCCAACACTCTTACTCAGTATCAAAGTCCACAATTCCCGGGATGGTAAAGGCCATCGCAAGTGAGCTCTGTCAACATGGGGTTCGGATCAACTGCATTTCTCCAGGCCCAATTGCAACTCCTCTCGCCGTGGGCCAAATAGCCCAACTATATCCGGGTGTTGACCGAGAAAGGGTGATTGAGATTATTGAAGGGCTAAGTGAGCTTAAAGGGGCTACGTGTGAAGAAATTGATGTGGCCAAGGCTGCCTTGTATTTAGCATCAGATGAGGCCAAATATGTAACTGGTCATAACCTGGTCGTTGATGGAGGGTTCACCTGCTTTAAGAGTCTCGGGCTCCCTTCTCCTGATCAAGTTGTGTAA
- the LOC119997702 gene encoding pentatricopeptide repeat-containing protein At3g26782, mitochondrial-like yields the protein MTLSTVLSVCARLGALRVGKCMQDQVFKMGLEGNVIVDISIIDMYCKCGRVEMANKAFDSMKEKNVRSWTVILH from the exons ATGACATTGTCAACTGTGTTGTCTGTTTGTGCACGTCTTGGGGCTCTGCGAGTTGGGAAGTGTATGCAGGATCAG GTTTTTAAGATGGGTTTGGAGGGGAATGTTATAGTCGATATCTCTATCATTGACATGTACTGCAAATGTGGTAGGGTTGAAATGGCTAACAAAGCATTTGATAGCATGAAAGAGAAGAATGTGAGATCATGGACTGTAATACTGCATTGA